In Vampirovibrio chlorellavorus, the following are encoded in one genomic region:
- a CDS encoding type II secretion system protein: MRTHIQRINSYRTLTGFTLAELLISLAILGVIATFTIPKILSTQQDARNSAIAKEAAAMISEAYQRYSATNQVTASTKVGDLTPYMNYVSTGNTAVINANGGAPVGASVSCSLFGGQCLLLHNGARLLVVPTISFAGTDALNALWFHLDPDGTANNTNAVVFFLYYNGRIKSYSTIDPNTVSSDGVRSADVDPSWFSWN; the protein is encoded by the coding sequence GTGCGGACGCATATTCAACGGATCAATTCCTATAGAACTCTTACAGGCTTTACTTTGGCAGAACTACTCATTTCGCTAGCCATTCTGGGGGTCATCGCCACCTTCACCATCCCCAAAATCCTAAGTACTCAGCAAGACGCCAGAAATAGCGCCATTGCCAAAGAAGCTGCGGCCATGATTTCCGAAGCGTATCAGCGCTACTCTGCCACCAACCAAGTAACGGCCAGCACCAAGGTGGGTGATTTAACGCCTTACATGAACTACGTAAGCACTGGCAACACGGCCGTTATCAATGCAAACGGAGGGGCACCGGTCGGTGCGAGTGTTTCCTGTTCATTATTCGGTGGTCAGTGCCTATTGCTGCATAATGGCGCCAGATTATTAGTGGTGCCAACCATCAGTTTTGCCGGAACGGACGCATTAAACGCGCTCTGGTTTCACTTGGATCCGGATGGAACGGCCAACAATACCAACGCCGTTGTCTTCTTCCTCTATTATAACGGTAGAATCAAATCTTACAGCACCATTGATCCCAATACCGTTAGTAGTGACGGTGTTCGAAGCGCAGACGTCGATCCCAGTTGGTTTAGCTGGAATTAA
- the ffh gene encoding signal recognition particle protein: MFDQLSDRLQDVFANFRGDRQLTEENMEDALREVRRALLEADVSLRVIKAFISRVKDRAVGEAVLKSVEPGQQLIKIVHDELVILMGGETQALNLAGQPNIMVLFGLQGSGKTTTAGKLALKLRKEGRKVLLVAADVYRPAAIQQLITLGKQIDIPTFTIEGSKDVLEIARTGVAQAKAEAYDTVIVDTAGRLQVDTDMMAELLLVERVLQPQEKLLVIDAMTGQEAVAVAETFNAQLEVTGIVVTKLDGDARGGAALSVVEVTGKPIKLIGTSEKLTGLEVFHPDRMATRILGMGDVVSLVERAQEAFDMEEAQRLEEKMRKDAFSFEDFLKIQKSFKMLGSMEQILGMLPIPGITKEMREMISHSGEGQMKRVEAMISSMTLAERRKPELINESRRLRIAKGCGMKDAELEAFLRQFEQMRMVMKQLTRFTDSMKPEPETAVGSSGGLKMPRSIKKKKKDPMAEMMQGMGGSGFPGMPGMPSAGGGMPDLSKLKMPKMPKGGKFPPGFFGK; this comes from the coding sequence ATGTTTGACCAGCTTTCCGACCGCTTACAGGACGTTTTCGCCAATTTCAGAGGCGATCGGCAGCTGACGGAAGAGAACATGGAAGACGCCCTGCGGGAAGTGCGCCGGGCCTTGCTGGAAGCGGACGTCAGCTTGCGGGTCATCAAGGCCTTTATTTCCCGGGTGAAAGACCGGGCCGTGGGGGAAGCGGTTCTGAAAAGCGTCGAGCCCGGCCAGCAGTTGATTAAAATCGTCCATGACGAGTTGGTCATCCTGATGGGGGGGGAGACTCAGGCGCTCAATCTGGCGGGACAGCCCAATATTATGGTGCTGTTTGGCTTGCAGGGTTCCGGGAAAACCACCACGGCGGGCAAACTGGCTTTAAAGCTGCGCAAGGAAGGCCGCAAGGTGCTGCTGGTGGCGGCGGATGTCTATCGTCCGGCTGCCATTCAACAGTTAATCACCCTCGGCAAGCAGATCGATATCCCGACTTTTACCATTGAAGGTTCCAAAGACGTGCTGGAAATTGCCCGCACCGGGGTGGCTCAGGCTAAAGCGGAGGCTTATGATACGGTGATCGTGGATACCGCCGGTCGGCTGCAGGTGGATACCGACATGATGGCCGAACTCCTGCTGGTGGAGCGGGTGTTGCAACCGCAGGAAAAGCTATTGGTCATTGACGCCATGACCGGACAAGAGGCCGTGGCCGTGGCGGAGACGTTTAACGCCCAACTGGAAGTAACCGGCATTGTGGTTACCAAGCTGGACGGGGATGCCCGGGGCGGAGCGGCCCTTTCCGTGGTGGAAGTGACCGGCAAACCCATCAAGCTGATTGGCACCAGCGAAAAGCTGACCGGCCTGGAGGTGTTTCACCCGGATCGCATGGCCACCCGCATTTTGGGTATGGGCGATGTGGTCAGTCTGGTGGAGCGGGCCCAGGAAGCGTTTGATATGGAAGAGGCCCAGCGTCTGGAAGAAAAAATGCGCAAGGACGCTTTTTCTTTTGAGGATTTTCTGAAGATTCAGAAGTCCTTTAAAATGCTGGGTTCTATGGAACAGATTTTGGGCATGCTGCCCATTCCGGGCATCACCAAGGAAATGCGTGAGATGATCTCCCACAGTGGGGAAGGCCAGATGAAGCGGGTGGAGGCCATGATCTCCAGCATGACCCTGGCCGAGCGCCGCAAGCCCGAGCTGATTAACGAAAGCCGTCGCCTGCGCATTGCCAAGGGCTGTGGCATGAAAGACGCTGAGCTGGAGGCTTTTTTGCGCCAGTTTGAGCAAATGCGCATGGTCATGAAGCAGCTCACCCGGTTTACCGATAGCATGAAGCCCGAGCCGGAGACTGCGGTGGGGAGTTCAGGCGGCTTGAAAATGCCCCGCAGCATTAAGAAAAAGAAAAAAGACCCCATGGCCGAGATGATGCAGGGCATGGGTGGGTCTGGTTTTCCGGGAATGCCGGGAATGCCTTCCGCGGGTGGGGGAATGCCGGATTTATCCAAACTGAAAATGCCCAAAATGCCCAAGGGTGGAAAGTTTCCGCCGGGATTTTTCGGGAAATAG
- a CDS encoding efflux RND transporter permease subunit — protein MEQFLANLIKQRFLVCLAFAFVILGGIWAYRSLPIDAFPDLTNVQVQVITEAPGMPPIEAEQLVTVPLESILNGLPKVEQVRSVSKFGLSIVTVVFHDNVNIYFARQLVNERLQSVRSRLPDGVTPQLGPISTGMGEIYQYVVEGKGYTSRELKNLHDWDIKYQLRTVPGVNEVNTWGGQTQEYVITLYPERLTQYDLTLQDVFAALKNNNQNYSGGIIEHGAEQYIIRGLGRVETLDDIGDIVVSRKGGLPVTLKNIAQIGLGDALRQGAVTKDGQGEVVTGLVMMLKGENSREVIERVKEKVRQIRKSLPEGIQLKPFYDQTRLVEQTIHTVQTNLMEGSMLVIAVLLLLLGNLRAALIVAVVIPISMMFSLMGMKALGLTANIMSLGAIDFGMIVDGAIVMVENTVRKLAHAEPGVTPNTGAVVRQSLKEMARPILFGILIITVVYMPVLALEGMEYKMFSPMVFAVCFALLGSLICALTLVPVLCTFFLKGKVEERENFFIQKIRPAYLSLLEKALAHRRMTVSIAVALFVFTVASVPFLGTEFVPQLDEGDILIETVNLPSISLAEKMKVTTQIEQSIGDIPEIETAVSKLGRPDLATDPMGVYQADVYVMLNPKSTWRPGITKQKLMAEIDRRLNRDIPGTHFNFTQPIAMRVDELVSGVRSDIAVKLFGEDFNVLREKAHEIERVIRSVKGQRDLQTEKLEGSSQIVITPDRVKMARYGVQISDLKALVGTAVLGEPVSEVLEGRKRFTMRVKFPGGSQTDPLLLQSLLLDTSTGQRIPLGQVANIQTKEGLEVINRESAQRRIVVMCNVDGRDIGSFVREGQQKIKEAVHLPPGYYIEWGGQFENQQRAMQKLMMVVPLSIVVIFLLLMATFSSVRHSLLVMLNVPFALIGGVIALWLRGMYLNVPASIGFIALFGVAVLNGLVLVSTINQYLKEGHPLPRAIQLAAETRLRPVLMTALVAILGFLPMALSQGAGAEVQKPLATVVIGGVFSATFLTLIVLPVIYSWTQGPSQRQPAVPD, from the coding sequence ATGGAACAGTTTCTTGCCAACCTCATCAAGCAGCGCTTTCTGGTTTGTCTGGCCTTTGCCTTCGTCATTCTGGGGGGAATTTGGGCCTACCGCAGTTTACCCATTGACGCCTTCCCCGACCTGACCAATGTGCAGGTGCAGGTCATTACGGAGGCGCCCGGTATGCCGCCTATTGAGGCGGAACAATTGGTGACGGTTCCCCTGGAGTCGATCCTGAACGGCTTGCCAAAAGTGGAGCAGGTTCGCTCGGTCAGCAAGTTTGGGCTTTCCATCGTCACGGTTGTTTTTCACGATAACGTGAACATTTATTTTGCCCGCCAGTTGGTGAATGAACGCCTGCAAAGCGTGCGCTCCCGCTTGCCGGATGGCGTTACCCCCCAACTGGGGCCCATCTCTACCGGCATGGGGGAAATTTACCAGTATGTGGTGGAGGGCAAAGGCTACACCAGCAGAGAGTTAAAAAACCTGCACGACTGGGACATTAAATATCAACTGAGAACCGTGCCGGGGGTCAATGAGGTGAACACCTGGGGCGGGCAAACGCAGGAGTACGTGATCACCCTGTACCCGGAGCGGCTGACCCAGTACGACCTGACCTTGCAGGACGTGTTTGCCGCCCTGAAAAACAACAACCAAAATTACAGCGGCGGCATCATCGAACACGGGGCCGAACAGTACATTATCCGGGGTCTGGGGCGGGTGGAAACCCTGGACGATATTGGCGACATCGTGGTTTCCCGTAAAGGCGGCCTGCCGGTTACCCTGAAAAATATTGCCCAAATTGGCCTGGGAGACGCGTTGCGCCAAGGCGCCGTGACCAAGGATGGACAGGGAGAAGTGGTCACCGGACTGGTCATGATGCTGAAAGGCGAAAACAGCCGGGAAGTCATTGAACGGGTCAAGGAGAAAGTCCGGCAGATTCGCAAAAGCCTGCCGGAGGGCATTCAGTTGAAGCCCTTTTATGATCAAACCCGTCTGGTGGAGCAAACCATTCACACCGTTCAAACCAACCTGATGGAAGGGAGCATGCTGGTCATCGCCGTGCTGCTACTTTTGTTGGGTAATCTGCGCGCGGCCCTGATTGTGGCCGTGGTCATTCCCATTTCCATGATGTTTTCCCTGATGGGCATGAAGGCCCTGGGCCTGACCGCCAACATCATGAGCCTGGGGGCCATTGACTTTGGCATGATCGTGGATGGGGCCATTGTGATGGTGGAAAATACCGTGCGCAAGCTGGCCCATGCCGAACCGGGCGTGACTCCCAACACCGGGGCCGTGGTGCGGCAATCCCTGAAGGAAATGGCCCGACCCATTCTGTTCGGGATTTTGATCATCACAGTGGTCTACATGCCCGTGCTGGCGCTGGAGGGCATGGAGTACAAAATGTTTTCGCCCATGGTGTTTGCGGTCTGTTTCGCCCTGCTGGGTTCTCTCATCTGTGCGCTAACGCTGGTGCCGGTACTCTGCACGTTTTTCCTCAAGGGCAAGGTCGAAGAACGGGAGAACTTTTTCATCCAAAAAATTCGCCCGGCTTACCTCAGCCTATTGGAAAAGGCGCTGGCCCACCGCCGCATGACCGTTTCCATTGCCGTGGCCCTGTTTGTATTCACCGTGGCCAGCGTTCCGTTTTTAGGAACGGAATTTGTGCCCCAGCTGGATGAAGGGGACATCCTGATTGAGACCGTCAACCTGCCCAGTATCTCACTGGCCGAAAAAATGAAAGTGACCACCCAGATAGAGCAGTCCATCGGCGATATTCCTGAAATTGAGACGGCCGTCTCCAAACTGGGCCGTCCCGACTTGGCCACCGATCCCATGGGGGTGTATCAAGCGGACGTGTACGTGATGCTGAACCCAAAATCCACCTGGCGACCGGGCATCACCAAGCAGAAATTAATGGCCGAAATCGATCGTCGCCTGAATCGGGATATTCCCGGCACCCACTTTAACTTCACCCAGCCCATTGCCATGCGGGTGGATGAGCTGGTTTCCGGGGTACGCTCCGATATTGCCGTTAAACTGTTTGGCGAGGATTTCAACGTTCTCAGGGAAAAGGCGCACGAAATTGAACGGGTTATTCGCTCCGTTAAGGGCCAGCGGGACTTGCAGACTGAGAAGCTGGAAGGCAGTTCTCAAATTGTCATCACCCCGGATCGGGTTAAAATGGCCCGCTATGGCGTTCAGATTTCTGACCTGAAAGCGCTGGTGGGCACCGCTGTTTTGGGAGAACCGGTATCAGAAGTGCTGGAGGGCCGCAAGCGGTTCACCATGCGGGTCAAGTTTCCCGGGGGCAGCCAGACCGATCCGCTTTTATTGCAGTCCCTGTTGCTGGATACCAGCACCGGCCAGCGCATTCCGTTGGGACAGGTGGCCAATATCCAGACAAAGGAAGGGCTTGAGGTTATCAACCGGGAATCCGCCCAGCGCCGCATCGTGGTGATGTGCAACGTGGATGGCCGGGATATCGGATCGTTTGTGCGAGAGGGCCAGCAAAAGATCAAGGAAGCCGTTCATCTGCCGCCGGGTTATTACATTGAATGGGGCGGCCAGTTTGAAAACCAGCAACGGGCCATGCAAAAGCTGATGATGGTGGTGCCGCTCTCCATTGTGGTGATTTTCCTGCTCTTGATGGCCACCTTTTCCTCAGTCCGCCATTCCCTGCTGGTGATGCTGAACGTTCCCTTCGCCCTGATTGGGGGTGTCATCGCCCTGTGGCTGAGGGGCATGTACCTGAACGTGCCCGCTTCTATCGGCTTCATCGCCCTGTTCGGGGTGGCTGTGCTGAACGGTCTGGTGCTGGTATCGACCATCAACCAATATCTGAAAGAAGGACATCCCCTCCCCCGGGCCATACAACTGGCCGCCGAAACCAGACTAAGACCGGTTCTGATGACCGCGCTGGTGGCTATTTTGGGCTTTCTGCCCATGGCGTTATCGCAAGGCGCTGGCGCGGAAGTTCAGAAGCCACTGGCCACCGTGGTCATCGGCGGGGTATTCAGCGCCACGTTTTTAACCCTGATTGTTCTGCCCGTGATCTATAGCTGGACGCAGGGGCCGAGTCAGCGGCAACCGGCGGTGCCGGATTAA
- a CDS encoding efflux RND transporter periplasmic adaptor subunit, translated as MKTARPRYPLFSLSGLTVLAGLIFLSGCGAPTPEAVPALKQAASSDLVRLTPEAVRKSGIQVARVSDRPHHSRISTIAEVKADENQVFHLSSLVGGRLIKDQANLGDRIRQGQTVAVIRNQEVVKAQAASIHELHNNEIAIQQAKTRLKLARQNYQREKALYADGVSPRKDLLLAQSELELAQSALSGYEEHKTHVLSEAKALLGTYGVAFDSQSERLQTGSPIVAPRSGVVTRKTITLGDTVSADQILYEVADLSRVWLDMTVYPQDLAGLRLGQSIRFTSDSLPKRVFMGRINYIPPNTNAQSPVFMVRAFLDNTDYSLKPGMFGQAEIDSASRESMPFVPEKALQKYGREAFVFIPLGNNQYRKQPVTIDSQDSTGYFIRQGLKAGTPVVTEGSFTLKGEMLKKQLGED; from the coding sequence ATGAAAACCGCTCGTCCACGTTACCCATTATTTTCTCTCAGCGGACTGACCGTGCTGGCCGGACTGATTTTCCTGTCCGGGTGCGGGGCCCCCACCCCCGAAGCGGTACCGGCCCTCAAGCAGGCCGCCTCATCCGATCTCGTGCGCCTGACGCCAGAGGCCGTCCGCAAAAGCGGCATTCAGGTGGCACGGGTCAGCGATCGGCCCCACCATAGCCGGATTAGCACCATTGCGGAAGTCAAGGCCGATGAGAATCAGGTCTTTCATCTCAGCTCGCTGGTGGGGGGGCGGCTCATCAAGGATCAGGCCAATCTGGGCGACAGGATTCGGCAAGGCCAGACCGTGGCCGTGATTCGGAATCAGGAAGTGGTCAAGGCCCAGGCCGCTTCCATTCACGAGTTGCACAACAATGAAATCGCCATACAGCAGGCAAAAACCCGCCTGAAACTGGCCCGGCAAAACTACCAGCGGGAAAAAGCGCTTTACGCCGATGGGGTTTCCCCCCGCAAAGACCTGCTGCTGGCCCAATCCGAACTGGAGCTGGCCCAATCCGCCTTAAGCGGTTATGAGGAGCATAAAACCCACGTGCTGTCAGAAGCAAAGGCCTTGCTGGGCACCTACGGGGTCGCCTTCGACAGTCAGTCCGAACGCCTGCAAACCGGCAGTCCCATTGTGGCCCCCCGCAGCGGGGTGGTCACCCGGAAAACCATTACCCTGGGCGACACGGTCAGCGCCGATCAAATTTTGTACGAGGTGGCGGATCTGTCCCGGGTTTGGCTGGATATGACCGTGTATCCCCAGGATTTGGCCGGACTGAGGCTAGGCCAGAGCATTCGCTTTACCAGCGACAGTCTGCCCAAGCGGGTGTTTATGGGTCGCATCAATTACATTCCGCCCAATACCAATGCCCAAAGCCCCGTGTTTATGGTTCGGGCCTTTTTGGATAACACGGACTACAGCCTGAAACCCGGCATGTTCGGGCAGGCTGAAATTGACTCCGCCAGCCGGGAAAGCATGCCGTTTGTTCCCGAAAAAGCCCTGCAAAAGTACGGACGGGAAGCGTTTGTCTTCATCCCGCTGGGCAACAACCAATACCGGAAGCAGCCCGTGACCATCGACAGTCAGGATAGCACCGGATACTTTATTCGTCAGGGGTTGAAGGCAGGAACCCCGGTGGTGACCGAGGGCAGTTTTACCCTGAAGGGCGAAATGCTGAAAAAACAGCTTGGAGAGGACTAA
- a CDS encoding TolC family protein has protein sequence MRSPLFNVLPVVLSVILLVHAPASGRAETPPVITLEAAIEMATRNNLNYQAARAQKEISQAQITTAKARLNPMLVSDNGIAEKTYRLGLQQTLELGGKRKKRIAVAETQNQITETTTKARFLELRTGVRKAYTELYTAMERQKAYEDIVETTQRLLSIAQKRETMGDIPKVDVLGAQIAFANSKNDHQTAFYQVVSARNQLSALLFQPLTPEQLLAAPPSFAQEALLTVPPPKAGQPLQASLTESALNLSLLIEQALKIRPELQENRLNEVLTRQRLALAKSNRIPNLNLSAGPDLVAEPGQRRLNVYVIGALDIPVFNRQQGPIEEESARQRQLQLTQQALRNQITYEVINAHTAFIASQQRLKRYETELLPDAERIVKLAQLSFREGKSSILTPINAQQAFINTRLGYMQAIRDHQDAISDLEKAIGTGL, from the coding sequence TTGCGTTCTCCATTGTTCAACGTTTTACCTGTCGTATTGTCGGTCATTTTACTAGTGCATGCGCCGGCCTCGGGCCGGGCGGAGACGCCACCGGTCATCACGCTGGAGGCTGCCATTGAGATGGCCACGCGCAATAACCTGAACTATCAGGCCGCACGAGCCCAAAAAGAGATCAGTCAGGCCCAGATCACCACAGCCAAGGCCCGCTTGAACCCCATGCTGGTTTCCGACAACGGCATTGCTGAAAAAACCTATCGGCTAGGCCTGCAACAAACCCTGGAACTGGGCGGCAAGCGCAAAAAACGGATTGCCGTCGCCGAGACCCAGAACCAAATCACGGAAACCACCACCAAAGCCCGGTTTCTGGAACTGCGAACGGGGGTGAGAAAAGCGTATACAGAGCTTTATACGGCCATGGAGCGCCAGAAGGCTTATGAGGACATTGTTGAAACCACCCAGCGCCTGCTGAGCATCGCCCAAAAACGGGAGACCATGGGTGACATTCCCAAAGTGGATGTTCTGGGGGCTCAAATTGCCTTTGCCAACTCTAAAAATGACCATCAAACCGCTTTTTATCAGGTCGTCTCCGCCAGAAATCAACTGAGCGCCCTGCTGTTTCAGCCCCTTACGCCTGAGCAGCTTTTGGCCGCCCCACCCAGCTTTGCCCAGGAAGCCCTACTGACCGTTCCGCCACCGAAGGCCGGACAGCCCTTGCAGGCTTCACTGACCGAATCGGCGTTGAACCTGAGTCTTCTGATTGAGCAAGCGTTGAAAATCCGGCCCGAACTTCAGGAAAATCGGTTAAACGAGGTCTTAACGCGGCAACGTCTGGCCTTGGCCAAAAGCAACCGCATCCCCAACCTGAACCTTTCCGCTGGCCCGGATTTGGTGGCTGAACCCGGCCAACGGCGGTTAAATGTTTATGTGATTGGGGCGTTGGATATTCCTGTGTTTAACCGGCAACAAGGCCCGATTGAAGAGGAGTCCGCCCGCCAACGGCAACTCCAGCTCACGCAACAGGCCTTGAGGAACCAGATTACCTATGAGGTTATAAACGCCCACACGGCCTTCATTGCCAGCCAGCAACGCCTGAAGCGCTATGAGACAGAGCTGCTACCGGATGCGGAGCGCATTGTTAAACTGGCCCAGTTGAGTTTCCGGGAGGGCAAGTCCTCCATCCTAACCCCCATTAACGCCCAGCAGGCCTTTATCAATACCCGGCTGGGCTACATGCAAGCTATTCGCGATCATCAGGATGCCATTAGCGATTTAGAAAAAGCGATAGGAACCGGATTATGA
- the katG gene encoding catalase/peroxidase HPI yields MKIKWVLKASVLMSLLGISLASTIALSETLDKGEPRTNQFWWPNQLDLSILRRHTSESDPLGKTFNYAEAFNSLDLQAVKKDINDLLTTSQDWWPADYGNYGPFFIRMAWHSAGTYRLTDGRGGADGGQQRFEPLNSWPDNANLDKARRLLWPIKQKYGNKISWADLMVLTGNVALENMGFQTFGFAGGRVDDWEPDLVYWGPETKFLASERYNKDGQLKNPLAAVQMGLIYVNPEGPNGKPDPLAAAKDIRESFGRMAMNDEETVALIAGGHTFGKAHGAHSPTCVGPEPAAAGVEKQGLGWENKCGKGNAGDTVTSGLEGAWSFNPTTFTTQYLDNLFAFDWVQTKSPAGAIQWVAKDESVAKLVPDAHDPAKRHAPIMFTTDLALKFDPTYREIAKRFQENPKEFERAFAKAWFKLTHRDMGPRGRYLGAEVPKEELLWQDPVPMVNYKLVDDADVKALKAEILKSGLTVPELVRVAWASAASFRGTDLRGGANGGRIRLAPQKDWAVNNPEELSKVLPRLEAIQKGFNAKLKNGKQVSLADTIVLAGTAAIEKAARDAGYKAVSVPFKPGRTDASQAQTDVNAFTVLEPSADGFRNYFGQDNPKSPAEMLVERASLLNLSVSEMTVLLGGLRTLNANYQQSPAGVFTSRPGTLSNDFFVNLLDMSTQWKKAAGSDSLYEGYDRKTGERKWTATPVDLVFGSNSELRAVAEVYASQDAREKFLQDFIAAWTKVMNLDRYENGQKI; encoded by the coding sequence ATGAAGATAAAATGGGTGTTAAAAGCCTCTGTATTGATGAGCCTGTTGGGGATTTCCCTGGCTTCGACCATTGCCCTCAGCGAGACTCTGGACAAAGGCGAACCGAGAACCAACCAGTTCTGGTGGCCCAACCAGCTTGACCTCAGCATACTGCGTCGTCACACTTCGGAGTCCGATCCGCTGGGGAAAACCTTTAACTACGCCGAAGCGTTCAACAGCCTGGACTTGCAAGCTGTCAAGAAAGACATTAACGACTTACTGACTACCTCTCAGGACTGGTGGCCTGCGGATTATGGCAATTATGGCCCGTTTTTTATCCGCATGGCCTGGCATAGCGCTGGCACCTATCGGTTAACCGATGGACGCGGCGGCGCGGATGGCGGACAACAGCGATTTGAGCCGCTCAACAGCTGGCCCGACAACGCCAATCTGGACAAGGCCCGTCGCCTGCTTTGGCCCATCAAGCAGAAGTACGGGAATAAAATTTCCTGGGCCGACCTGATGGTTTTAACCGGCAATGTGGCCCTGGAAAATATGGGATTCCAGACCTTTGGTTTTGCGGGCGGACGGGTGGATGACTGGGAGCCGGATCTGGTTTACTGGGGGCCGGAAACCAAATTTTTGGCCAGCGAGCGCTACAACAAGGACGGCCAATTAAAAAATCCGCTGGCCGCCGTGCAGATGGGCCTGATCTATGTGAACCCGGAAGGCCCCAACGGTAAGCCCGATCCGCTGGCTGCGGCCAAGGACATTCGAGAGTCCTTCGGGCGGATGGCCATGAATGATGAGGAAACCGTGGCCCTGATTGCGGGCGGTCATACCTTTGGGAAGGCCCATGGGGCGCATTCGCCCACATGTGTGGGCCCGGAGCCTGCCGCTGCCGGCGTCGAGAAACAGGGCTTGGGCTGGGAAAATAAATGCGGCAAGGGCAACGCGGGCGATACGGTGACCAGCGGCCTTGAAGGGGCCTGGTCCTTTAACCCGACCACCTTTACCACCCAGTATCTTGATAACCTGTTTGCCTTCGACTGGGTGCAAACCAAGAGTCCCGCCGGAGCGATTCAATGGGTGGCCAAGGACGAATCGGTGGCCAAGCTGGTGCCGGATGCCCACGATCCGGCCAAACGGCATGCGCCCATCATGTTCACCACCGATCTGGCCCTCAAGTTTGACCCAACCTATCGGGAAATTGCCAAGCGCTTTCAGGAAAATCCCAAAGAATTTGAACGGGCCTTTGCCAAGGCCTGGTTCAAGCTGACCCACCGGGATATGGGCCCACGAGGTCGGTATCTGGGTGCGGAGGTGCCCAAAGAGGAACTCTTGTGGCAAGATCCGGTGCCGATGGTCAATTACAAACTGGTTGACGATGCCGATGTGAAGGCCCTCAAGGCTGAGATTCTGAAGTCCGGCTTGACCGTGCCTGAACTGGTTCGGGTGGCCTGGGCCTCGGCGGCCAGCTTCCGGGGCACGGACCTGCGGGGCGGGGCCAATGGCGGACGGATTCGTCTGGCCCCTCAGAAGGATTGGGCGGTGAATAACCCGGAAGAGCTGAGCAAGGTGCTTCCCCGGCTGGAGGCTATTCAGAAGGGCTTTAACGCCAAACTGAAGAATGGCAAGCAGGTTTCTCTGGCGGACACCATTGTACTGGCCGGAACTGCCGCCATTGAGAAAGCGGCCAGGGACGCCGGATACAAGGCGGTGAGCGTTCCGTTCAAACCGGGCCGCACGGATGCCTCACAGGCGCAGACGGATGTGAACGCCTTTACTGTGCTGGAGCCCTCCGCTGACGGTTTCCGTAATTACTTCGGGCAGGATAACCCCAAATCCCCGGCGGAAATGCTGGTGGAGCGGGCCAGTCTGTTGAACCTGAGCGTGTCGGAGATGACCGTTCTGTTGGGTGGCTTGCGCACCCTGAACGCCAATTACCAGCAGTCTCCGGCGGGGGTGTTTACCAGCCGTCCGGGAACCCTGAGTAATGACTTTTTTGTCAACTTGCTGGATATGTCTACCCAGTGGAAGAAGGCCGCTGGTTCGGACAGCCTGTACGAGGGCTATGATCGCAAGACCGGCGAACGGAAATGGACAGCCACCCCGGTGGATCTTGTGTTTGGTTCCAATTCCGAACTGCGGGCCGTGGCGGAAGTCTATGCCTCGCAGGATGCCCGGGAAAAGTTCCTGCAAGACTTTATTGCCGCCTGGACCAAGGTGATGAACCTGGATCGCTACGAGAACGGCCAAAAAATCTAA
- a CDS encoding sulfite exporter TauE/SafE family protein: protein MVFLYLSLLGLVAGAFSGLVGIGGGIILVPALVFLFGFSQQAAQGTTLALLVLPIGLLGALEYYRHGYVDLKVAALICLGFVLGNFFGAKLAIVLPTHILKQIFGGTLLVIGLKMILGF from the coding sequence GTGGTTTTTCTGTATCTTTCCTTGCTGGGGCTGGTAGCTGGGGCATTTAGTGGGTTGGTGGGCATTGGTGGCGGCATTATTCTGGTGCCGGCGCTGGTATTTTTGTTCGGGTTCTCTCAGCAGGCCGCCCAAGGGACGACGCTGGCCCTGCTGGTTTTGCCCATCGGTTTGCTGGGCGCCTTGGAGTATTATCGTCATGGCTATGTGGACTTAAAAGTGGCCGCTTTGATTTGTTTGGGCTTTGTACTGGGTAATTTTTTCGGGGCCAAGCTGGCCATTGTTCTCCCCACACATATCCTGAAACAGATTTTTGGTGGCACCTTGCTGGTGATTGGACTGAAAATGATTTTGGGCTTTTAG